In a single window of the Streptomyces sp. HUAS ZL42 genome:
- a CDS encoding CHAT domain-containing protein — MSESSDFVLEIRGQGAQKYVVSVSSPAGEDSDSVALDAEYINSRLRDLQTAVLASSAIPRAVALGLERPVREVGEHLFRTVLGNRLRGLFLSSRQLAEANGRSLRVVLRIREPELASLPWELLHCPDFGGYLSMREPVVRYVDMPEPVRPMRAQPPLRILGMTSLPGTLARLDADAERAGLEVALRPLIDQRQVQLDWVDGQTVDDLSRRLLHGCHILHFIGHGSYDPERQEGMIALADADGRAQLLHASAFAALISVARPRPQLVMLNSCQSGTGNSHDLFSSTAAVLVRTVPAVVAMQFAVTDKAATRFSASFYDALAAGRSVDEAVRVGRVALVAGKDDSLEWATPVLYLRGGDARLFDLSAPARAGGDAARREGEPADPRSAWTAQPGVPVQGESERSDVRVPPMPEQRPSPPEHPPSVPEQRWFAPGRQPPGPDPRPYTPEPRPSAPQHVPFADGRLPFPPGYDSTGRGLHNVPGTGQPAMTARVLNTGQWVHALSFHPDGRRLAAGSRKWVRVWDAQTGNRVWEQSVAWLATVFAVAFSPDGHRLATGSADNTLRVWSAVNGEEMLTLRHDHIVFGLAFSPDGHRLASASGDRTVRLWDPGSGEQMLRIPHDQMVTDVAVSPDGQFLASASADRSVRVWSGGGALVLRLRHDHTPKALAFGPDGTRLATCDDAGTARIWDVRHGHQLLLVRHGGALKDVAFSPDGRWIATAGTDRTAVLWDSVDGARALRVQHDHYVFAVAFSPDGRWLASGSEDKTIKLTPVPPPAPGP, encoded by the coding sequence ATGAGCGAGTCCAGCGACTTCGTTCTGGAGATCCGCGGGCAGGGCGCCCAGAAGTACGTGGTGAGCGTGTCCTCCCCGGCGGGGGAGGACAGTGACTCCGTCGCCCTGGACGCGGAGTACATCAACTCCCGTCTCCGCGACCTGCAGACGGCGGTGCTGGCGTCCTCCGCGATCCCGCGCGCGGTCGCGCTGGGCCTCGAGCGGCCGGTACGGGAGGTGGGCGAGCACCTCTTCCGTACGGTCCTCGGCAACCGGCTGCGCGGCCTGTTCCTGTCCAGCCGCCAGCTCGCCGAGGCGAACGGGCGCTCCCTGCGCGTGGTGCTGCGCATCCGTGAACCCGAACTGGCGTCCCTTCCCTGGGAGTTGCTGCACTGCCCGGATTTCGGCGGCTATCTGAGCATGCGCGAACCCGTCGTCCGGTACGTGGACATGCCCGAACCCGTCCGGCCGATGCGCGCGCAACCGCCGCTGCGCATCCTCGGCATGACATCCCTGCCGGGCACGCTGGCACGGCTGGATGCCGACGCGGAACGGGCGGGCCTGGAGGTCGCGTTGCGGCCGTTGATCGACCAGCGGCAGGTCCAGCTCGACTGGGTGGACGGCCAGACCGTGGACGACCTGTCCCGGCGGCTGCTGCACGGCTGCCACATCCTGCACTTCATCGGCCACGGCAGCTACGACCCGGAGCGCCAGGAGGGCATGATCGCGCTCGCCGACGCGGACGGCCGGGCCCAACTGCTCCACGCGAGCGCGTTCGCCGCGCTGATCAGCGTCGCCCGGCCCAGACCGCAGCTCGTGATGCTGAACAGCTGCCAGAGCGGCACGGGCAACTCCCACGACCTGTTCTCCAGCACGGCGGCCGTGCTCGTCCGTACGGTGCCCGCCGTGGTCGCCATGCAGTTCGCCGTCACCGACAAGGCGGCGACCCGGTTCTCCGCCTCGTTCTACGACGCGCTGGCGGCCGGGCGTTCGGTGGACGAGGCGGTGCGCGTCGGCCGCGTCGCCCTGGTCGCGGGCAAGGACGACAGCCTGGAGTGGGCGACGCCGGTGCTGTATCTGCGTGGGGGCGACGCGCGGCTGTTCGACCTGTCGGCGCCGGCACGAGCCGGGGGTGACGCCGCGCGGCGCGAGGGGGAGCCGGCGGATCCGCGGTCGGCCTGGACCGCGCAACCGGGGGTGCCGGTGCAGGGGGAGTCGGAACGGAGCGACGTCCGCGTGCCGCCCATGCCGGAACAGAGGCCCTCCCCGCCCGAACATCCGCCGTCCGTGCCTGAACAGAGGTGGTTCGCGCCGGGACGGCAGCCGCCCGGGCCCGATCCGCGGCCGTACACACCCGAACCGCGGCCTTCCGCGCCTCAACATGTGCCCTTCGCCGACGGCCGCCTGCCGTTCCCGCCCGGATACGACTCGACCGGACGCGGACTGCACAACGTTCCGGGTACGGGCCAGCCGGCCATGACCGCCCGCGTCCTCAACACCGGCCAGTGGGTGCACGCGCTCTCCTTCCACCCCGACGGCAGACGCCTCGCCGCCGGGTCGCGGAAGTGGGTGCGGGTCTGGGACGCCCAGACCGGCAACCGTGTCTGGGAGCAGTCCGTCGCCTGGCTCGCGACCGTGTTCGCCGTCGCCTTCAGCCCCGACGGCCACCGCCTGGCCACCGGCAGCGCGGACAACACGCTGCGGGTGTGGTCCGCGGTCAACGGCGAGGAAATGCTGACCCTGCGGCACGACCACATCGTGTTCGGCCTCGCCTTCAGCCCCGACGGTCACCGTCTCGCCAGCGCCTCCGGGGACCGCACGGTACGGCTGTGGGACCCGGGCAGCGGGGAGCAGATGCTGCGCATCCCGCACGACCAGATGGTGACCGACGTCGCGGTCAGCCCGGACGGGCAGTTCCTGGCGAGCGCCTCGGCCGACCGCTCCGTGCGGGTGTGGTCCGGGGGCGGGGCGCTGGTCCTGCGGCTGCGCCACGACCACACGCCCAAGGCGCTCGCCTTCGGGCCCGACGGCACCCGCCTGGCCACGTGCGACGACGCCGGCACCGCCCGGATCTGGGACGTGCGCCACGGCCACCAGCTGCTCCTGGTCCGCCACGGCGGCGCCCTGAAGGACGTGGCGTTCAGCCCGGACGGCCGCTGGATCGCCACGGCAGGCACCGACCGTACGGCCGTGCTGTGGGACTCGGTGGACGGTGCCCGGGCCCTGCGCGTCCAGCACGACCACTACGTCTTCGCCGTGGCCTTCAGCCCCGACGGCCGTTGGCTCGCCAGCGGCAGCGAGGACAAGACGATCAAGCTGACCCCGGTACCACCGCCCGCACCAGGGCCGTAG
- a CDS encoding CU044_2847 family protein, with protein sequence MNSLELPLESGGSVTVELVDSPYAAGADPYGGSFVTRGGMTPEAAAERAEQTFESSLGTVRNVAESVLAQLDGLRLRPESVTVEFGIALAAKAGAIVTAGATAHFQISVTWNPGPS encoded by the coding sequence GTGAACTCACTCGAACTCCCCCTGGAATCCGGCGGATCCGTCACCGTCGAGCTCGTCGACTCCCCGTACGCGGCCGGTGCGGACCCCTACGGCGGCAGCTTCGTGACGCGCGGCGGGATGACCCCCGAGGCCGCCGCCGAACGGGCCGAGCAGACCTTCGAGTCCTCTCTCGGCACCGTGCGCAACGTCGCCGAGAGCGTCCTCGCCCAGCTCGACGGGCTGCGCCTGCGGCCGGAGAGCGTGACCGTCGAGTTCGGCATCGCCCTCGCGGCGAAGGCCGGCGCGATCGTCACCGCGGGTGCCACCGCCCACTTCCAGATCAGCGTCACATGGAACCCGGGACCGTCATGA
- a CDS encoding AAA family ATPase, which yields MKAQGAPAVRARYGSERARGVSMHGGPPEPGNRNAPRRTQTALVGRERERGRMDDLLVAGRDGGAALLLWGEPGIGKTSLLDHADRQACGSAATVLRARGVETETVLPFATLGDLLMPHSSLFRELPGAQRSALESCLALSGDGGQPPGNPYAACMGALNVLAALGDARPVVVLVDDLHWVDPSSQRVLLFIARRLAGERVALVLGSREDHGECGPRRGVPTVQLGGLATAECAELLRARGHEVAPAVLAELVRISGGNPLALLEIAAGLTVRQARGDQPLLDPPSLGRHLERAWSTRIDRLQDQARRALVVLAASRSGETGALCKALETAGLSLEALAPAEEDGLIRATAEGLDFHHPVLRPLVLGRAPLAHRFAAFQALAEVGTGALHTRSRAAVGAGPGEPASDGRTAASSPVCALDQLTPQELQVSRAVARGLNNTEAAASLFVSRKTVESHLTRIYRKLGVRSRTDLTRLLTAADLVD from the coding sequence ATGAAGGCGCAAGGCGCGCCTGCCGTCCGCGCACGGTACGGCAGCGAACGCGCCCGGGGGGTGAGCATGCACGGGGGACCTCCGGAACCGGGCAACCGGAACGCACCACGGCGGACGCAGACCGCGCTGGTGGGCCGGGAGCGGGAACGCGGAAGGATGGACGACCTGCTGGTCGCGGGGCGGGACGGCGGTGCGGCCCTGCTGCTGTGGGGCGAACCCGGAATCGGCAAGACGAGTCTGCTCGACCACGCGGACCGGCAGGCGTGCGGGAGCGCGGCGACCGTGCTGCGGGCCCGGGGCGTGGAGACGGAGACCGTACTGCCGTTCGCCACGCTCGGCGACCTGCTCATGCCCCATTCCTCCCTTTTCAGGGAACTCCCGGGGGCGCAGCGGTCGGCCCTGGAGTCCTGCCTCGCCCTGTCCGGGGACGGCGGCCAGCCACCCGGCAATCCGTACGCGGCCTGCATGGGCGCCCTGAACGTGCTGGCCGCGCTCGGGGACGCGCGCCCGGTGGTCGTCCTCGTCGACGACCTGCACTGGGTCGATCCCTCCTCGCAGCGCGTGCTGCTCTTCATCGCCCGGCGGCTGGCCGGTGAGCGGGTGGCCCTCGTCCTCGGCTCCCGCGAGGACCACGGCGAGTGCGGGCCGCGACGCGGCGTCCCCACCGTCCAGTTGGGCGGGCTCGCGACCGCCGAGTGCGCGGAGTTGCTGCGCGCGAGGGGCCACGAGGTCGCCCCCGCCGTACTCGCCGAGCTGGTCCGCATCAGCGGCGGCAATCCCCTGGCGCTGCTCGAGATCGCCGCCGGGCTGACGGTACGACAGGCCCGCGGCGACCAGCCCCTCCTCGACCCGCCCTCGCTCGGCCGCCACCTCGAACGCGCCTGGTCGACCCGGATCGACCGGCTCCAGGACCAGGCCCGCCGGGCGCTGGTCGTGCTCGCCGCCAGCCGGTCCGGGGAGACGGGCGCGCTGTGCAAGGCGCTGGAGACGGCCGGCCTGTCCCTTGAGGCACTGGCCCCCGCCGAGGAGGACGGCCTGATCCGGGCCACCGCCGAGGGCCTGGACTTCCACCATCCCGTGCTGCGCCCCCTGGTCCTGGGCCGGGCGCCGCTCGCCCACCGCTTCGCCGCCTTCCAGGCCCTCGCCGAGGTCGGCACCGGCGCGCTGCACACCCGTTCCCGGGCGGCCGTCGGCGCCGGGCCCGGCGAACCCGCCTCGGACGGCCGCACAGCGGCCTCCTCGCCGGTCTGCGCCCTCGACCAGCTCACCCCGCAGGAACTGCAGGTGTCTCGGGCGGTGGCCCGGGGCCTGAACAACACGGAGGCGGCGGCCTCGCTGTTCGTGTCGCGCAAGACGGTCGAGTCCCATCTCACCCGGATCTACCGGAAGTTGGGGGTGCGCTCCCGAACGGACCTGACGCGGCTGCTGACGGCGGCGGACCTGGTGGACTGA
- a CDS encoding methyltransferase domain-containing protein, which yields MTDTDFLTATRTFYDAVAEDYADRFRDEYAARPLERALLTTYAELVGAGGEVADMGCGPGRATAYLAERGLSVFGLDLSESMLAIARRENPGLRFERGSMLDSGLPDGGLAGVVSWYSSIHTPVDRLPALFAEFHRVLAPGGHLLLGFQVGDEPRRHDSPWGHPVSLDFLRRRPEHVIELLKSAGFVLRSRTVREPDDDLGEVVPQAFLIARKPRSQSA from the coding sequence ATGACCGACACCGACTTCCTGACCGCCACCCGGACCTTCTACGACGCCGTGGCCGAGGACTACGCCGACCGCTTCCGCGACGAGTACGCCGCCAGGCCGCTGGAGCGGGCGCTGCTCACGACGTACGCCGAACTGGTGGGCGCCGGCGGCGAGGTGGCCGACATGGGCTGCGGACCGGGCAGGGCGACGGCGTACCTGGCCGAGCGGGGCCTGTCGGTCTTCGGCCTCGACCTCTCGGAGTCCATGCTGGCGATCGCCCGCCGCGAGAACCCGGGCCTGCGCTTCGAACGGGGCTCGATGCTGGACTCGGGCCTTCCCGACGGCGGCCTCGCCGGGGTCGTCTCCTGGTACTCGTCCATCCACACCCCTGTGGACCGGCTCCCGGCCCTCTTCGCCGAGTTCCACCGTGTGCTGGCCCCGGGCGGCCATCTGCTGCTCGGCTTCCAGGTCGGCGACGAGCCGCGCCGCCACGACAGCCCCTGGGGGCACCCGGTGTCGCTCGATTTCCTTCGGCGGCGGCCGGAACACGTCATCGAGTTGCTGAAGTCGGCCGGTTTCGTCCTCCGCTCCCGGACGGTTCGCGAACCGGACGACGATCTCGGCGAGGTCGTCCCCCAGGCCTTCCTGATCGCCCGCAAACCGCGGTCGCAGTCGGCCTGA
- the kstD gene encoding 3-oxosteroid 1-dehydrogenase, protein MTPSTTSARRTTASPSRRQVLGVAAGAGAAAAVGASPAASADLPLLGTYDVVVIGSGAAGMTAALTAAKQGLSCVVVEKAPTFGGSAARSGAGIWIPNNPVILAAGVPDTPAKAAAYLAAVVGPDVPVDRRAAFLAHGPAMISFVMANSPLRFRWMEGYSDYYPELPGGLPNGRSIEPDQLDGNILGAELARLNPPYMQVPAGMVVFSADYKWLALAAVNVRGAVVAAECLARGTKAALLGQKPLTMGQSLAAGLRAGLLAAQVPVWLSTPLTDLMVENGRVTGAVVARDGAPGLVRARRGVVVGSGGFEHNAAMRAQYQQQPIGTEWTVGAKENTGDGIRAGQRIGGALGLMDDAWWGPAVPLPGQPYFCLAERTLPGGLLVNAAGSRFVNEAAPYSDVVHIMYERNPTDPDIPAWLIVDQNYRNRYLFKDVAPTLAFPDDWYSSGAAHKAWTLDALAASIGVPAAALRATVDRFNSLALRGKDTDFRRGDSAYDHYYTDPSVLPNSCLAPLWLPPYHAFRIVPGDLGTKGGLLTDARARVLRPDGSAIPGLYAAGNASAAVMGHSYAGAGSTIGPAMTFGHVAALDIAGRL, encoded by the coding sequence ATGACTCCCAGCACAACCTCTGCGAGACGCACCACCGCTTCCCCGTCCCGGAGACAGGTGCTCGGCGTCGCCGCGGGCGCCGGCGCCGCGGCAGCGGTCGGGGCGAGTCCGGCGGCCTCGGCCGACCTCCCCCTCCTCGGCACGTACGACGTCGTCGTCATCGGCTCCGGCGCGGCCGGTATGACCGCCGCGCTCACCGCCGCCAAGCAGGGGCTGAGCTGCGTGGTGGTCGAGAAGGCCCCGACCTTCGGCGGCTCCGCCGCCCGTTCGGGTGCCGGAATCTGGATCCCCAACAACCCGGTGATCCTGGCCGCCGGTGTCCCGGACACACCCGCCAAGGCCGCCGCCTACCTCGCCGCCGTCGTGGGGCCGGACGTCCCCGTAGATCGCCGGGCGGCCTTCCTCGCCCACGGGCCCGCCATGATCTCCTTCGTCATGGCCAACAGCCCCCTGCGCTTCCGCTGGATGGAGGGCTACAGCGACTACTACCCGGAGCTGCCGGGCGGGCTGCCCAACGGGCGTTCCATCGAGCCCGACCAGCTGGACGGGAACATCCTCGGCGCCGAACTCGCCCGCCTCAATCCGCCGTACATGCAGGTCCCCGCCGGGATGGTCGTCTTCAGCGCCGACTACAAGTGGCTCGCCCTGGCCGCCGTGAACGTCAGGGGCGCCGTCGTCGCCGCCGAGTGCCTGGCCCGTGGGACGAAGGCCGCCCTGCTCGGGCAGAAGCCGCTCACCATGGGGCAGTCGCTGGCGGCGGGACTGCGGGCCGGGCTGCTGGCCGCGCAGGTGCCGGTGTGGCTCAGCACCCCGCTCACCGACCTCATGGTGGAGAACGGCCGTGTCACGGGTGCCGTCGTCGCCCGCGACGGCGCGCCCGGCCTGGTCCGCGCCCGGCGCGGTGTCGTCGTCGGCTCCGGCGGCTTCGAGCACAACGCGGCCATGCGCGCGCAGTACCAGCAGCAGCCCATCGGGACCGAGTGGACCGTGGGCGCGAAGGAGAACACCGGGGACGGGATCCGGGCGGGGCAGCGGATCGGCGGGGCCCTCGGGCTGATGGACGACGCCTGGTGGGGGCCTGCCGTCCCGCTGCCCGGACAGCCGTACTTCTGCCTCGCCGAACGCACCCTCCCCGGCGGGCTTCTGGTCAATGCGGCCGGATCCCGCTTCGTCAACGAGGCCGCCCCGTACAGCGATGTCGTGCACATCATGTACGAGCGCAACCCGACCGACCCCGACATCCCGGCCTGGCTGATCGTCGACCAGAACTACCGCAACAGGTACCTCTTCAAGGACGTCGCCCCGACCCTGGCCTTCCCCGACGACTGGTACAGCTCGGGGGCCGCCCACAAGGCCTGGACGCTCGACGCCCTGGCCGCCTCCATCGGCGTCCCGGCGGCCGCCCTGCGCGCCACCGTCGACCGCTTCAACTCCCTTGCCCTGCGGGGAAAGGACACGGACTTCCGGCGCGGCGACAGCGCCTACGACCACTACTACACCGACCCGTCCGTCCTCCCCAACTCCTGCCTCGCGCCCCTGTGGCTGCCCCCGTACCACGCCTTCCGGATCGTCCCCGGCGACCTCGGCACCAAGGGCGGACTCCTTACGGACGCCCGGGCACGCGTCCTGCGGCCGGACGGCTCGGCGATCCCCGGTCTCTACGCCGCCGGCAACGCGAGCGCCGCCGTGATGGGCCACAGCTACGCCGGCGCCGGATCGACGATCGGCCCGGCGATGACCTTCGGCCATGTCGCGGCACTGGACATCGCGGGCCGCCTGTGA
- a CDS encoding DUF6817 domain-containing protein: MQHSVVTQADGFLRELGAEDIPHPGGTLLAHLRRVRTRLASWDARPALQLAGLCHAFYGTDGFPTPLLPLDRRSDLAAVIGAEAEAVVYFYASCDRKASYPNLAAPGALFHDRFTGQPHTPAPRFLRDFADLTAANELDLAAHDPAFRERYGPELLALFTRFRPLLSEEAWGDCRAVLGRGAGSQ, from the coding sequence GTGCAGCACAGCGTGGTCACCCAAGCCGACGGCTTCCTCCGGGAGCTGGGCGCCGAGGACATCCCGCACCCCGGCGGTACGCTCCTGGCCCACCTCCGACGCGTCCGGACCCGGCTCGCCTCCTGGGACGCCCGCCCCGCCCTCCAACTTGCCGGCCTCTGCCACGCCTTCTACGGCACGGACGGATTTCCCACCCCCCTGCTCCCGCTCGACCGCCGTAGCGACCTCGCGGCCGTGATCGGCGCCGAGGCCGAGGCGGTCGTGTACTTCTACGCGAGCTGCGACCGCAAGGCGAGCTATCCGAACCTGGCGGCCCCCGGCGCCCTCTTCCACGACCGCTTCACCGGTCAGCCCCACACGCCCGCCCCGCGTTTCCTCCGCGACTTCGCCGACCTCACCGCCGCCAACGAACTCGACCTCGCCGCCCACGACCCCGCCTTCCGTGAACGGTACGGCCCCGAGCTCCTCGCCCTGTTCACCCGCTTCCGGCCACTGCTGAGCGAGGAGGCATGGGGCGACTGCCGGGCTGTCCTGGGGCGCGGGGCCGGGTCACAATGA
- a CDS encoding LysR family transcriptional regulator has translation MTLDDLRVFVAVCRAGSLSAVARDLGCTQSAVSQHVKRLERETGVALLERQPRGVVPTQAGRVLEAAAAEGISGLDLAVRQLRDLVDGGSGYVRVATGATTVRHFMSDAVVEYRRRRPKVNLEFRTVSSGRGSFDALADGTLDLAWITLGPPVRGIEQRRVVDLPWVLAVRADDPLADRPQVDVAEVCDLRPIRLPPNSVSAAHLESACADLGVRFAYDTSVADWDTALLLAELGVGRAVVPVLPGLTVPGDGDLRLIPLPGLRPLPVGWAVRRWEALSPPARAFADTVVAMRRRSATPVP, from the coding sequence ATGACCCTCGACGACCTGCGCGTGTTCGTGGCCGTGTGCCGGGCCGGCAGCCTCAGCGCGGTGGCCCGGGACCTGGGCTGTACGCAGTCCGCGGTGAGCCAGCACGTCAAGCGTCTGGAGCGGGAGACCGGGGTCGCCCTCCTGGAGCGCCAGCCGCGGGGTGTCGTACCCACGCAGGCGGGCCGGGTGCTGGAAGCCGCGGCGGCCGAGGGCATATCAGGGCTCGATCTGGCCGTACGGCAGCTGCGCGACCTGGTCGACGGCGGGAGCGGGTACGTGCGCGTGGCGACCGGGGCGACGACGGTACGGCACTTCATGTCGGACGCGGTCGTCGAGTACCGGCGACGTCGTCCCAAGGTCAACCTCGAGTTCCGCACGGTGAGTTCGGGACGAGGCAGCTTCGACGCGCTGGCGGACGGCACGCTCGACCTGGCGTGGATCACGCTCGGGCCGCCGGTGCGGGGGATCGAACAGCGGCGGGTCGTGGACCTGCCGTGGGTGCTGGCGGTGCGGGCCGACGACCCGCTCGCGGACCGTCCGCAGGTCGATGTCGCCGAGGTGTGCGACCTGCGGCCGATCCGCCTCCCACCGAACTCGGTCTCCGCCGCCCATCTGGAGTCGGCCTGCGCGGACTTGGGGGTCCGGTTCGCGTACGACACGAGCGTCGCCGACTGGGACACCGCGCTCCTCCTTGCGGAGCTCGGGGTGGGGCGGGCGGTGGTTCCCGTACTGCCGGGCCTGACCGTCCCCGGCGACGGCGACCTCCGCCTGATCCCCCTCCCCGGCCTGCGCCCCCTGCCCGTCGGCTGGGCCGTGCGCCGCTGGGAAGCGCTCAGTCCACCGGCGCGGGCCTTCGCGGACACGGTCGTCGCGATGCGCCGACGGAGCGCGACTCCGGTTCCTTGA
- a CDS encoding long-chain fatty acid--CoA ligase, with translation MSTPYPTPTSATYDDAPPTLVAPETRRLDGAVREASVPPFAQPVRHGSLADLPFENASAVPDAVVLSRKAQDGQWGDVTATQFADQVLALAKGLVTEGLMPGDRIAVMARTTYEWTLLDFAAWAAGLVTVPVYPTSSVFQTRWILQDSGAVALVTETVAQAAALGPERDHLPDLQHMWVLEKGHLDRLAELGERLPDQEVSVRRGMLGPDTLATLIYTSGTTGRPKGCALTHGNFFAEVDNAIELLYPIFKARSSEEVSVLLFLPMSHVFGRMVAIACIRARVRLGHAPSLKAEDLLPDLASFRPTCLLAIPYMLEKIFNSARAKAEAGGRLSTFDRAASVAQRYGEAVEARATGTGSGPSAALRAARAFYDPLVYRRIRNAMGGRVRHAICGGSPLGRRLAAFYAGAGIEIYEGYGLTEVTGASTVTPPQKPRLGTVGWPLPGTKIRIAADGEILIAGDHVLRGYWDPAAGGVVPAAPDGWLATGDIGELDDEGYLTITGRKKEMLITAGGKSVAPAPLENWLRSHPLISQCMLVGDARPYVAALITLDMDGITHWRQMNGKHPVPAELLVDDDELRSVLQRAVDEANKMVSRPESIRGFVVLPVDFTEVSGHLTPSMKLRREAVMRDFEQEIEELYAK, from the coding sequence GTGTCCACCCCGTACCCCACCCCCACCTCCGCCACCTACGACGACGCTCCCCCCACCCTCGTGGCGCCCGAGACCCGCCGACTGGACGGAGCCGTCCGGGAGGCATCCGTGCCGCCGTTCGCGCAGCCGGTACGGCACGGGTCGCTCGCCGACCTGCCCTTCGAGAACGCGAGCGCCGTCCCCGACGCCGTCGTCCTGAGCCGCAAGGCGCAGGACGGACAGTGGGGGGACGTGACGGCGACCCAGTTCGCCGACCAGGTGCTGGCCCTGGCCAAGGGCCTGGTCACCGAGGGCCTGATGCCGGGCGACCGGATCGCCGTCATGGCCCGTACGACGTACGAGTGGACGCTCCTCGACTTCGCCGCGTGGGCGGCGGGCCTGGTGACCGTCCCCGTCTATCCCACGTCCTCCGTCTTCCAGACCCGCTGGATCCTCCAGGACTCGGGCGCCGTCGCCCTGGTGACCGAGACGGTCGCGCAGGCAGCGGCCCTCGGCCCGGAGCGGGACCATCTGCCCGACCTCCAGCACATGTGGGTCCTGGAAAAGGGCCACCTGGACCGCCTCGCGGAGCTGGGCGAGCGACTGCCGGACCAGGAAGTCTCCGTACGGCGCGGCATGCTGGGCCCGGACACCCTCGCGACCCTGATCTACACCTCCGGCACCACGGGCCGCCCCAAGGGCTGCGCGCTCACCCACGGCAACTTCTTCGCCGAGGTCGACAACGCGATCGAACTCCTCTACCCGATCTTCAAGGCCAGATCGAGCGAGGAGGTCTCGGTCCTCCTCTTCCTGCCGATGTCCCATGTGTTCGGCCGGATGGTGGCCATCGCGTGCATCCGGGCGCGGGTGAGGCTGGGCCACGCGCCCAGCCTCAAGGCGGAGGATCTGCTGCCGGACCTGGCGAGCTTCCGACCGACCTGTCTGCTGGCCATCCCCTACATGCTGGAGAAAATCTTCAACTCGGCGCGGGCGAAGGCGGAGGCGGGCGGCCGGCTGTCGACCTTCGACCGGGCGGCGTCGGTGGCGCAGCGATACGGCGAGGCGGTGGAGGCCCGCGCGACGGGCACGGGTTCGGGCCCCTCCGCCGCTCTGCGCGCGGCCCGCGCCTTCTACGACCCCCTCGTCTACCGGCGCATCCGCAACGCCATGGGCGGCCGCGTCCGCCACGCCATCTGCGGCGGCTCCCCGCTGGGCCGCCGCCTGGCCGCGTTCTACGCCGGCGCGGGCATCGAGATCTACGAGGGCTACGGCCTGACGGAGGTGACGGGGGCATCGACGGTGACACCGCCGCAGAAACCCCGCCTGGGGACCGTGGGCTGGCCCCTGCCCGGCACGAAGATCCGTATCGCCGCGGACGGGGAGATCCTGATCGCCGGCGATCACGTACTGCGCGGCTACTGGGACCCGGCGGCCGGCGGGGTGGTCCCCGCGGCACCGGACGGCTGGCTGGCGACCGGTGACATCGGCGAGCTGGACGACGAGGGCTACCTCACCATCACCGGCCGCAAGAAGGAGATGCTGATCACGGCGGGCGGCAAGAGCGTGGCACCGGCGCCGCTGGAGAACTGGCTGCGCTCCCATCCGCTGATCTCGCAATGCATGCTGGTGGGCGACGCCCGCCCCTATGTCGCGGCGCTCATCACCCTGGACATGGACGGCATCACCCACTGGCGCCAGATGAACGGCAAGCATCCCGTCCCGGCGGAACTCCTGGTGGACGACGACGAGTTGAGGTCGGTGCTGCAGCGGGCGGTGGACGAGGCGAACAAGATGGTCTCCCGCCCGGAGTCGATACGGGGATTCGTCGTGCTGCCGGTGGACTTCACGGAGGTGTCCGGCCATCTGACGCCGTCGATGAAGCTGCGGCGCGAGGCGGTCATGCGGGACTTCGAGCAGGAGATCGAGGAGCTGTACGCGAAATAA